In Paracoccus fistulariae, a single window of DNA contains:
- the ubiA gene encoding 4-hydroxybenzoate octaprenyltransferase, with amino-acid sequence MQSQTERPDAVIDAPAGNWVDRHAPPQWRPWLRLSRADRPIGTWLLLLPCWWGVGLAMMYDAPRWFDLWIVIACAIGAFVMRGAGCTWNDITDRDIDARVARTKSRPLPSGQVTLRGAYLWLAAQCMVGFVILLTLGKAAIGMGVLSLALVAIYPFAKRFTWWPQLFLGFAFNWGVMLAYAAHMGRVDLAPAVAWLGGIAWTIFYDTIYAHQDIEDDVLIGVKSTARLFGDKSPRMLRIFALLAVALLAIAIALTGRNLLIAYIGLAGFAAHLAWQLSIFKPYQSPIGLRLFRSNRDAGLILAFFLILAGLV; translated from the coding sequence ATGCAAAGCCAGACGGAAAGGCCAGATGCCGTCATCGACGCGCCGGCAGGAAATTGGGTGGACCGCCACGCGCCGCCGCAATGGCGCCCCTGGCTGCGGCTGAGCCGCGCGGACCGGCCCATTGGCACATGGCTGCTGCTGCTGCCCTGCTGGTGGGGTGTCGGGCTGGCGATGATGTATGATGCGCCGCGCTGGTTCGATCTGTGGATCGTCATCGCCTGCGCCATCGGTGCTTTCGTGATGCGCGGCGCGGGCTGCACCTGGAACGACATCACCGATCGCGACATCGACGCCCGGGTCGCACGCACGAAGTCGCGGCCCCTGCCCTCGGGTCAGGTGACGCTGCGTGGCGCCTATCTGTGGCTGGCGGCGCAATGCATGGTCGGATTCGTGATCCTGCTGACGCTGGGCAAGGCGGCGATTGGCATGGGGGTGCTGTCGCTGGCGCTGGTGGCGATCTATCCCTTTGCCAAGCGCTTCACCTGGTGGCCGCAGCTGTTTCTGGGCTTTGCCTTCAACTGGGGCGTGATGCTGGCCTATGCCGCGCATATGGGCCGGGTGGATCTGGCCCCGGCGGTGGCCTGGCTGGGCGGCATCGCCTGGACGATCTTTTACGACACGATCTACGCCCATCAGGATATCGAGGATGACGTTCTGATCGGCGTCAAATCCACCGCGCGGCTGTTCGGCGACAAAAGCCCCCGGATGCTGCGGATTTTTGCCCTGCTGGCCGTCGCGCTGCTGGCCATCGCGATTGCCCTGACCGGTCGCAATCTGTTGATAGCCTATATCGGGCTGGCAGGCTTCGCCGCACACCTTGCCTGGCAGCTTAGCATCTTCAAGCCTTATCAAAGCCCTATCGGACTTCGCCTGTTCCGCTCGAACCGCGATGCCGGGCTGATCCTGGCATTTTTCCTGATCCTTGCGGGGTTGGTATGA
- a CDS encoding 16S rRNA (uracil(1498)-N(3))-methyltransferase, with translation MAKIRLFIDHPLVPGQAVPLDGPQAHYLSGVMRQRAGDHLSVFNGRDGEWLAAITEAGKRGGTLELLRQTGDQRDPPDLWMIFAPIKKARTDFIVEKAAEMGAARILPVQTDFTNSERIRQDRLQAHAVEAAEQCGGTYVPPVADLLPLSRVLQDWDPARRILWADEALAGPAETLAGLPTGPWAILIGPEGGFSEPERQQLSSLAHVTRISLGPRILRADTAAVAALALWQAALGDWR, from the coding sequence ATGGCTAAGATCAGATTGTTCATAGATCACCCTCTGGTCCCGGGACAAGCCGTTCCGCTGGACGGGCCGCAGGCGCATTACCTGTCGGGCGTCATGCGGCAGCGGGCCGGGGATCATCTGAGCGTGTTCAACGGGCGCGACGGCGAATGGCTGGCCGCGATCACCGAGGCGGGCAAGCGTGGCGGCACGCTGGAACTGCTGCGTCAGACCGGCGATCAGCGTGATCCGCCCGATCTGTGGATGATCTTTGCGCCGATCAAAAAGGCCCGCACCGATTTCATCGTCGAAAAGGCGGCCGAGATGGGGGCCGCGCGCATCCTGCCCGTGCAGACGGATTTCACCAATTCCGAACGGATCCGGCAGGACCGACTGCAAGCCCATGCCGTCGAGGCGGCCGAGCAATGCGGCGGCACCTATGTCCCGCCGGTGGCCGATCTGCTGCCCCTGTCGCGCGTGCTGCAGGACTGGGATCCCGCGCGCCGCATTCTCTGGGCCGATGAGGCGCTGGCCGGACCGGCCGAGACGCTGGCCGGGCTGCCCACAGGCCCCTGGGCCATCCTGATCGGCCCCGAGGGCGGCTTTTCCGAGCCCGAGCGGCAGCAACTCTCGTCGCTGGCCCATGTGACCCGCATCAGCCTTGGCCCGCGCATCCTGCGCGCGGACACTGCGGCGGTCGCGGCGCTGGCCTTGTGGCAGGCGGCACTGGGCGATTGGCGCTGA